GGAGGCGTACATCGCGGGCGCCGGGCTCGGCCGCGGCTACCTGCGGCGGCCCGCGCTGACCGCCGAGCGCTACGTCGCCGACCCGTTCGGCGCGCCCGGCGACCGCATGTACCGCACCGGCGACCTCGCGCGGTGGCGGCCGGACGGCACGCTCGAATACCTCGACCGCGTCGACTTCCAGGTCAAGGTCCGCGGGTTCCGGATCGAGCTCGGCGAGATCGAGGCGGCCGTCGCCGCCCACCCGGCCGTCGCGAACGTCGCCGTCGTCGCCCGCGAGGACACCCCCGGCGTCAAGACCCTCGTCGCCTACGTCATCGCCCGCGCCGGGCGGGACCTCGGCGGGTTGCGCGAGTTCGTCGCCGCCCGCCTGCCCGAGTACATGGTGCCCGCCGCGTTCGTCCGGCTCGACACGTTCCCCGTCGGCCCCACCGGCAAGCTCGACCGCCGCGCGCTGCCCGCCCCCGACTACGGCGAGACCGCCGGACGCGACCCCCGCACCCCCGAAGAGGAGCGGCTCTGCGCGATCGTCGCCGGGGTCCTCGGCCTCGACCGCGTCGGCGCCGACGTCAGCTTCTTCGACCTCGGCGGCGACAGCATCACCGCGCTGAAGCTCGTCACCCGGGCGCGCCAGGAGGGCATCGAGCTCACCCCCCGCGACGTGTTCACCCACCAGACCGTCGAGGCCCTGACCAGGGTGGGCGACCCGGAGGACCGCCTCGGCTTCGAGGTGCTGCTGCCCATCCGCACCACCGGCTCCCGGCCCCCGGTGTTCTTCGTGCACCCCGCCGGCGGGCTGGCGTGGGGCTACCTCCAGTTCCAGCGCCACCTCGGCCCCGACCAGCCGATCTACGGGCTCCAGGCCCGCGCGTTCACCCGGGCGGAGCTGCCGGAGTCGGTGGAGGAGATGGCCGAGGACTACCTGGAGCAGATCCGGGCCGTCCGCCCGCACGGGCCCTACCACCTGGCGGGCTGGTCGCTCGGCGGGCTCGTCGCCTACGAGATGGCCGTCCGCCTCCAGGCCGCCGGGGAGCGCGTCGGCCTCCTCGCCCTCATCGACGCCTACCACGGCCAGGACCTCGAGTCGGAGCGGCGCGAGATCCTGCCCGAGCTGCTGGAGGCCATCGGCATCGACGCGAGGATGGTCGCCGAGGACGGCAACCCCGACATGGCGCAGATCATGGCGGTGCTCGCCGAACGCGACGACGCCCTCGCCACCCTCGGCGAGGACGACCTGGTCAACGTCTACCGCAACTACGAGAACGGCCTCCGGCAGGCCGAGGAGTACCGGCCCGGGCGGTTCCGCGGCGACATCGTGTTCTTCACCGCGCTGCGCGGCCGCACCGCCGACTCGCCCACCGGCCGGTCCAACTGGGGGCCGCTCGTCGACGGCGAGATCGAGGACTACGCCCTCGACGTCGACCACCACCTGCTGCTGGAACCGGGCCCGGCCGCCGAGATGGGCGCGGTCCTGGCGGCGAAACTCGACAAACTGCAGAGCACGGATTGAGAGGGACCGACATGACCAACCCGTTCGAGGACCCCGAGGGCACCTACCTCGTCCTGGTCAACGACGAGGGCCAGCACTCGCTGTGGCCGTCCTTCGCCGAGGTCCCCGCCGGCTGGACGGTCGCCAAGGGCGAGGACACCCGGCAGGCGTGCCTGGACTACATCGAGGAGAACTGGACGGACATGCGCCCGAAGAGCCTCGTCGAGGCGATGGGTGAGTGACGGCGGTGAGTGACGCCGGCCCGCCGGCGCGCCGCGGGGACGAGATCGTGGTCCCCGGGGTCACCGAGTGGACGATGGAGATGCTGGACCGGGCGGACCTGCGGCCCGCACCGCTGCCCGGCGTCGAGATGACGTTCACCCTGGCGGGGCTGCCGTCCCCCGAGGTCAACCGCGCCCTGTACGCGGCCGTCGGCGCCCGCGTGTGCTGGACCGACCGGTTCGGCTGGACGTACGCGGACTGGCGGGCGTGGGTCGACCGCCCCGAGCTGTCCACGTGGATCGCGATGGCCGAGGGCACCGTCGCGGGGTTCTTCGAGATCGAGGCGCAGCCCGGCGGCGACACCGAGATCCACCTCGTCGGGCTCACCCCCGCGTTCGTCGGCCGCGGCTACGGCGGCTACCTCGTCGAGCAGTGCACCCGCCGCGCCTGGCAGCGCGGGGAGCTGTGGGCCCTCGGCTCCGGCCCGGCCACCCGCGTGTGGCTGCGCACGAGCAGCCTCGACCACCCGAACGCGATGGCGAACTACCGGCGCCGGGGCTTCAAGGTGGCCGCGGAGACCGTCTTCGACAAGCCCGTGCCGGACCCGCGCGTCGCGCCGTGGCCGCTGCCGAGCGACCCCCGCACGACCTCCGGCTACGTCGTCGCCGACGACACGCCCGCCGACGACACCCCCGCGGGCGACACCCCCGCGGGCGACACCCCCGCGGACGACGCGCCCGCAGGCGAGACGGCCTCCCGGCGGCACGAGGAGGAGGAGTTGATCACGTGAGCTGGTTCCGCTGCGCGGAGAACCGCCCCTGGGCGTCGATGCGGCTGTTCTGCCTCCCGCACGCGGGCGGGTCGGCGGTGTTCTACCGCTCCTGGGCCAAGGAGATCAGCCCGGCCGTCGAGGTCCACGCCGTCCAGTACCCGGGCCGCGCCGACCGGATCGCCGACACGATGATCGACGATGCGCACCGGCTCGCGCGCCTGGTCGCCGGGGCGATGGCGCCGCTGCTGGACCGTCCCGCCGCCCTGTTCGGGCACAGCATGGGCGCGGTCCTCGCCTACGAGGTGGCGCGGCTGCTGCAGGAGCGGGGCAGCGCCCCGGTGCACGTGTTCGTCTCCGGCGCCCGCCCGCCCCACGACCGGGGCGGGGACCGCGTCGCCGACAAGGACGACGACGAGCTGGTGGCCGAGATGGTGAAGCTCGGCGGCAGCGACGCGGAGGCGCTGCGGGACCCCGAGCTGCGCGAGCTCGTCCTGCCGTACGTCCGCAACGACTTCCGGCTGATCGAGGGCTACGCGCACCGGGCCGCGGGGACGCGGCTGGCGGTCCCGGTGACCGCGATCATCGGGGACGACGACCCGCACGTCACGGAGGAGCAGGCGGCCCGCTGGGCGGAGGTCACCGACGGGCGCTTCGCGCTGAGGGTGCTGCCGGGCGGCCACTTCTACCTGAACGATCGGCAGCGGGACGTCATCGCCGAGGTCCAGCGCACCCTGGAGGTCCCCGCCGCCCCCTGAGCCGGACTGCGCCTGTACGGACGGAGCCTGAACGGACGGAGCCCGGACGGACGGCGGCGGGCCGCCCCCGGCGGGAGTCCGGTGCCGGGGGCGGCCCGCCCTTTCTCGGAGAACGGTCAGTAGACGCTTAGGCCGTAGCGGTTGAGCACCTCGGTGACGGGCTGGAAGAACGTCGTCCCGCCCCAGATGCAGTTGCCGCTGCCGCCGGAGGTCAGGCCGAGCGCGGTGGACCCGGCGAACAGGGGGCCGCCGCTGTCGCCCGGCTCGGCGCACACGGTGGTGCGGATCAGGCCGGAGACGCTGCCCTCGGCGTAGTTGACCGTCTGGTTGAGGGCGGTGACGCGGCCGCTGCGGTAGCCGGTGGTGCTGCCGCTGCGGTACACGGTCTGCCCGACCGCGGGGTTGCCCGCGCCGGTGATGTCGCGGGTGCCGCTGCCGTAGAGGCTGACGGCGCCGCGCGTGTCGGCCGGCGTCGAGGTGTACCGCACCACGCCGTAGTCGTTGCCGGGGAAGCTGCTGGCGTACCTGGTGCCGAGCACCCGGCCGGAGCCGTCGGTCCAGGTGGAGCCGATGTTGGTGCAGTGCCCGGCGGTCACGAAGTAGTACGTGCTGCCGCTGCGGACGTTGAAGCCCAGCGAGCAGCGGGATCCGCCGGTGCGGATGGCCTCGCCGCCGAGCGTGTACTTCTGGAACGTCCCGGCGACGCGCTCGGTGCGGACGGCCGCGCCGTGCTTGGCCGCGGCGGCCTTCACCCTGGCGAGTTTCGCGCCCTTGACGGTGCTGTCCATGGTCAGCACCACCTGGTTGGCGGCGGGGTCGACGGCCCAGGCGGTGCCGGGGACGGTGGCGTCGCGCTTGAGCGCGGCCATGACGCGGTTCAGGTCGTCGCCGCCGCGCGCGACGGTCTTCGGGACGGCTCCGGCGGCGCGCACGGTCCGCGCGGCGTCCGAGTCGGTCACGGTGACGACCAGCTTGCCGCCCTCGATGTAGGAGCCGGCGCTCTGGGAGCCGAGCTTGTGCTCCAGGGTCGAGGCGACCGCGGCGTGGTCGGCGGGGGCCGCGGGGGCGGCGGGCGCCGCCGGGCTCGCGAACGCGGCGGGGGCGGTGGCGAGGGTGGCTGCCACCATTCCGGCCGTCGCCGTGGTGACGGCGGCGACGCCGACGCGCCTGTGACGGATCTTCACTTGTGCCTCCAGCGGGGGGTCTGGCGCACCCTTGTGGTGCACCGGAGGTCATCGACATCGTGTAAGAACCGTCAATGGGGACGTAAGACGCAAAGGATGACCAATTCGGGACGATGTGGTTGGCACCCTGACATCGGTCCCGTGGTCAGACCATGAAACGCCTTCATGTTGTGGATCATCGGAACGCGGAACGGCTCCGGCTCCCTCCCGGGGAACCGGAGCCGCTCCGCGCGTCCCGCCGCCTGGGAGCCCGCGGCGGGCGCGGGGTGAACCGGCGAGGCGGCGCCTAGTAGACGTCCACCCCGTACGCCGAGAGCGCCTCGGTCACGGGCTGGAAGAACGTGACGCCGCCGGAGGAGCAGTTGCCGCTGCCGCCGGAGGTCAGCCCGAGCGCGGTGGACCCGGCGAACAGCGGGCCGCCGCTGTCACCGGGCTCGGCGCAGACGGTCGTGCGGATCAGGCCGCTCACGGTGCCCTCCGCGTAGTTCACCGTCTGATTGAGCGCGGTGACCTGCCCGCTGTGGACGCCGGTGGTGCTGCCGCTGCGGGTCACGGTCTGGCCGACCGCGGCGTCGCCCGCGCCGGTGATGTCCTGGAAACCGCCGGCTCCCGTGACGCCGCCCTGGGTGTCCTCCGGGGCGGACGAGTACCTGACGATGCCGTAGTCGTTGCCGGGGAAGCTGCTCCCGGCGTTGCCGCCCAGCGTCCTGCCCGACGCGTCGGTCCAGGTCGAGCCCACCTCGGTGCAGTGGCCCGCGGTCAGGAAGTAGTAGGCGCTCCCGTCGGTGACGTTGAAGCCCAGGGAGCAGCGCGAGCCGCCGGCGTAGATGGGGTCGCCGCCCGCGGCGAACATGCGGAACTTCCCGGGCACGCGGTCGGTGCGGACGGCCGCGCCGTGCTTGGCCGCGGCGGCCTTCACCCTGGCGAGTTTCGCGCCCTTGACGGTGCTGTCCATGGTCAGCACCACCTGGTTGGCGGCGGGGTCGACGGCCCAGGCGGTGCCGGGGACGGTGGCGTCGCGCTTGAGCGCGGCCATGACGCGGTTCAGGTCGTCGCCGCCGCGCGCGACGGTTCTCGGGACGGCTCCGGCGGCGCGCACGGCCTGCGCCGCCTCGGCGTCGGTGACCGTGACCACGAGTTCGCGCGTGGTCCGGTCGACGTAGGCTCCCGCGGTGCGGGAACCGAGCCGGTCGGCCAGCTTCGCGGCCACCGCGCCCTGGTCGGCCGCGGCGGCCGGGGCCGCGGCCGCGCCGGGGGACGCGCCGGCGGCGGGAGCGGTGGCGAGCGCGGACGCCACGAGGCCGGACGCGGCCAGGGTCACGGCGGCGGCGACGCCGCCCTTGCGAGTGGGACGGATTTTCACTTGTGCCTCCAGCGGGGGGTCTGGCGCACCCTGGTGGTGCGCCGGAGGTCACCGCACATGCTGGAAGAGACCTGAATCCCGACGAAAGGCAACAATGTGACTAAACGGCCGAGTACGGGTTGTCACAATGGGTGCGGGATCTGTAGCGATTCAATGGGGAAGACGGCCCTTTTGTCCCATTTGTAATGGACCGCTCGTCCAATGGGCCTCCCCGGCCGGAAGGCGCCGACGTACAGTCGGGATGACGGGGGCCGGGCGTAAGACGCGGATCCCCCGCCCCCGGTTCCCCCCTTCGGGAGTGCCCATGGGCGTCGAGATCCGGGTGGAAGGTCTCAGGAAGTCGTTCGGACGGCAGGTCATCTGGGAGGACGTGTCCCTCACCATCCCGGCGGGGGAGATCTCCGCCCTGCTCGGGCCGTCCGGGACCGGCAAGTCGGTGTTCCTCAAGAACCTGGTCGGGCTGCTGCGCCCCGACCGGGGTCACGTGTACGTCGGCGGCGGCGACGTCCCGCGGCTGCGGGAGAACGACCTGTACGCGCTGCGCCGCCAGTTCGGGGTGCTGTTCCAGGACGGCGCCCTGTTCGGCTCCATGAACCTCTACGACAACATCGCCTTCCCGCTGCGCGAGCACACGAAGAAGAGCGAGTCGGAGATCCGGCGCATCGTGCTGGAGAAGATGGAGATGGTCGGCCTGTCCGGCTCGGAGTCCAAGCTGCCCGGCGAGATCTCCGGCGGGATGAAGAAGCGCGCCGGGCTCGCCCGCGCCCTCGTCCTCGACCCGGAGGTCATCCTGGCGGACGAGCCGGACTCCGGGCTCGACCCGGTTCGCACCGCCTACCTCAACCAGCTGTTCGTCGACCTGAACACGCAGCTCGGCGCGACGTTCCTGATCGTCACGCACGACATCGGGACCGCCCGCGTCCTGCCCGACAACCTCGGCCTGCTGTTCCGCCGCGGCCTGGTGATGTTCGGGCCGCGCGAGATGGTGCTGTCCAGCACGCACCCGGCGGTGAACCAGTTCTTCAACGCCCGCAGGCAGGGGCCGATCGGGATGGCCGAGGAGAAGGACCTCGCCGACGTCGCCGCCGAGACCGCCCCGCCGACGATGCCCGCGCCGATCCCGCCGCAGCTCATGCCGAGCGACGGCAGCCTGCGTCCCTCGATGCGGCGGCCCGGCGAGTGGCTGCGCGAGCACGGGGTGACCCCGCCGCCCGGCTCGTTCGTCGACGACGAGGGCCGCGACTGGCTCAACGACTGGGACGCCCTGGTCGCCCAGCGCCAGCGCCGCTGACGGGGCGCTCCCCGAGACCGCCGCCCGCGTGATATTGAAACACGTTCTACTTTCTGCGTAGGCTGTGCGGCACGGCCGGACGTAGCCTCGCCCGCCCCGGCCGCGCGACCGGCGGACTGCCGCGCGCGGACGGCGGCAGGCAGGCGCCCCACCTCGCCCTCGGCCTGGAGGAACTGTGACGTACCGCGTCGTGCAGTGGAGCACCGGAAACGTCGGCCGGCACGCCATCGCGGGCATCGACGCGCGGCCCGACCTCGAACTGGCGGGCGTGTGGGTGTCCAGCCCCGCGAAGGTCGGCGAGGACGCGGGGCGGCTCGCCGGCCTCGGCCGCGACCTCGGCGTCACCGCGACGGGCGACGCCGACGCGCTCCTCGCGCTGCGACCCGACTGCGTGGTCTACACCTCGATGGCCGACGTCCGGCTGATGGAGGCGATCGACGACCTGTGCCGCATCCTGCGGGCCGGCGTCAACGTCGTGTCCAGCAGCCCGGTGTTCCTGCAGTTCCCCGACGGCGTCGTCCCGCCCGAGATGTCCGACCCGGTGCGGGAGGCCGCCGCCGAGGGCGGCGCGTCGATCTTCGTCAACGGCATCGACCCGGGCTTCGCCAACGACGTGCTCCCGCTCGCCGTCACCGGCATCAGCGAGCGCATCGACCAGGTCCGCTGCATGGAGATCCTCAACTACGCGACCTACGACCAGGCCACCGTCCTGTTCGACATCATGGGCTTCGGCGGGCCCATGGACGAGACGCCCATGCTGCTGCAGCCGGGCGTCCTGACGACGGCGTGGGGCAGCGTCGTCCGGCAGATCGCCGCCGGTCTCGGCGTGGAGCTGGACGGGATCGCCGAATGGCACGCCCGGCTGCCCGCCCCCGAGACCTTCGCCGTCGACGCCGGGACGATCGAGAAGGGCACGGCGGCGGCGCTGCGCTTCGAACTCCGCGGCATGCGCGGCGGCGAGCCGGTCGTCGTCCTGGAGCACGTCACGCGGCTCCGCGACGACCTCGCCCCCGACTGGCCGCAGCCCGCCGGGAACGGCTGCTACCGCGTCGAGGTCCGCGGCGAGCCGAACTACACCGTGGACCTCCGGCTCCTCGGCACCGACGGAGACCACAACACCGCGGGGCTGAAGGCGACCGCGATGCGGCTGGTCAACGCCGTGCCCGCCGTCGTCGAGGCGCCGCCGGGCCTGCTCACCGCCCTCGACCTGCCGCTGATCCCGGGGCGCGGCCTGCTCTGATCCCCGGCCCCGGCGCGGCCCGGCGCGAGGTCAGAGTCCTTCGCGATGCGCGACGGCGGCGGCCTGGGTGCGGCTGGTGACGTCGAGCTTGGCGAGGATGTTGGAGACGTGGACGCTCGCCGTCTTGGGCGAGATGAACAGCGCCGCCGCGATCTCCCGGTTGTTGCGGCCCTCCGCGACCAGCTTCAGCACCTCCCGCTCCCGCGCGGTCAGCGCGCCCAGCGGGCCGGGCGCACCGGCCGCGGGACGCGCGCCGCCGAGCCGGGCGCGGGCCCCGAGGTCGCGCAGCGCGGCCAGCAGCGGCGCGGCGCCGAGCCGTTCGGCGGCGGCGACGGCGGGGCGCCACTGCGCGGCGGCGCCGTCGCGGTCGCCCCGCTCGGCGAGCGCCTCGGCGAGCCGCCACCGCGACCGCGCCACCTCGTAGACGAACCCGCCGTCCGGGTCGCCGTAGGTGAACAGGTCGGCGGCCCTCCGCCACAGGTCCGGGTCGAGGACGCCGTCGACGCGGCGCCGCTCGGCCTCCGCGCGGGCCAGCCACGCGTGCCCTTCGAGCCCGAGCCAGGCGCGGGGCCGCCCGTCGTCGGTGAAGGCGGCGGCGCGCCGGGCCCGCGCCAGCAGGTCGTCGGCGGTCTCGGCGGCCGCGCGCACGGCGTCGCCGTCGCCGGAGGCGCGGGCGGCCGCCGCGATCTCGGCCTGCGCCCACAGCCCCGTCGCGGCGAGCCGGAGCACGCCGACGGTGGAGCCGTAGATGGTGTCGGTGACGCGGCGGACGTGCTCGCCCGCAGCCACCGGGTCGCCGCGCCACAGCGCGTGCTCGGCGGCGAGGCCCCGGGCGAGGTAGTTGAGGAAGAGGTCCTCGCCCAGCAGCGGGGTGATCCAGCGCAGCCGCTCGTCGGCGGCGGGGCTGCCCCGCGCGACTTCCACGAACAGCGCGTACGCGGACATCTGCGCCTCGTGCGGGCGGACGACCCGGACGGCGAAGTCCGCGGCGAGCC
The sequence above is drawn from the Actinomadura hallensis genome and encodes:
- a CDS encoding ABC transporter ATP-binding protein; this encodes MGVEIRVEGLRKSFGRQVIWEDVSLTIPAGEISALLGPSGTGKSVFLKNLVGLLRPDRGHVYVGGGDVPRLRENDLYALRRQFGVLFQDGALFGSMNLYDNIAFPLREHTKKSESEIRRIVLEKMEMVGLSGSESKLPGEISGGMKKRAGLARALVLDPEVILADEPDSGLDPVRTAYLNQLFVDLNTQLGATFLIVTHDIGTARVLPDNLGLLFRRGLVMFGPREMVLSSTHPAVNQFFNARRQGPIGMAEEKDLADVAAETAPPTMPAPIPPQLMPSDGSLRPSMRRPGEWLREHGVTPPPGSFVDDEGRDWLNDWDALVAQRQRR
- a CDS encoding S1 family peptidase, yielding MKIRHRRVGVAAVTTATAGMVAATLATAPAAFASPAAPAAPAAPADHAAVASTLEHKLGSQSAGSYIEGGKLVVTVTDSDAARTVRAAGAVPKTVARGGDDLNRVMAALKRDATVPGTAWAVDPAANQVVLTMDSTVKGAKLARVKAAAAKHGAAVRTERVAGTFQKYTLGGEAIRTGGSRCSLGFNVRSGSTYYFVTAGHCTNIGSTWTDGSGRVLGTRYASSFPGNDYGVVRYTSTPADTRGAVSLYGSGTRDITGAGNPAVGQTVYRSGSTTGYRSGRVTALNQTVNYAEGSVSGLIRTTVCAEPGDSGGPLFAGSTALGLTSGGSGNCIWGGTTFFQPVTEVLNRYGLSVY
- a CDS encoding GNAT family N-acetyltransferase, whose amino-acid sequence is MSDAGPPARRGDEIVVPGVTEWTMEMLDRADLRPAPLPGVEMTFTLAGLPSPEVNRALYAAVGARVCWTDRFGWTYADWRAWVDRPELSTWIAMAEGTVAGFFEIEAQPGGDTEIHLVGLTPAFVGRGYGGYLVEQCTRRAWQRGELWALGSGPATRVWLRTSSLDHPNAMANYRRRGFKVAAETVFDKPVPDPRVAPWPLPSDPRTTSGYVVADDTPADDTPAGDTPAGDTPADDAPAGETASRRHEEEELIT
- a CDS encoding diacylglycerol kinase codes for the protein MTYRVVQWSTGNVGRHAIAGIDARPDLELAGVWVSSPAKVGEDAGRLAGLGRDLGVTATGDADALLALRPDCVVYTSMADVRLMEAIDDLCRILRAGVNVVSSSPVFLQFPDGVVPPEMSDPVREAAAEGGASIFVNGIDPGFANDVLPLAVTGISERIDQVRCMEILNYATYDQATVLFDIMGFGGPMDETPMLLQPGVLTTAWGSVVRQIAAGLGVELDGIAEWHARLPAPETFAVDAGTIEKGTAAALRFELRGMRGGEPVVVLEHVTRLRDDLAPDWPQPAGNGCYRVEVRGEPNYTVDLRLLGTDGDHNTAGLKATAMRLVNAVPAVVEAPPGLLTALDLPLIPGRGLL
- a CDS encoding thioesterase II family protein, with amino-acid sequence MSWFRCAENRPWASMRLFCLPHAGGSAVFYRSWAKEISPAVEVHAVQYPGRADRIADTMIDDAHRLARLVAGAMAPLLDRPAALFGHSMGAVLAYEVARLLQERGSAPVHVFVSGARPPHDRGGDRVADKDDDELVAEMVKLGGSDAEALRDPELRELVLPYVRNDFRLIEGYAHRAAGTRLAVPVTAIIGDDDPHVTEEQAARWAEVTDGRFALRVLPGGHFYLNDRQRDVIAEVQRTLEVPAAP
- a CDS encoding MbtH family protein, producing MTNPFEDPEGTYLVLVNDEGQHSLWPSFAEVPAGWTVAKGEDTRQACLDYIEENWTDMRPKSLVEAMGE
- a CDS encoding S1 family peptidase; the protein is MKIRPTRKGGVAAAVTLAASGLVASALATAPAAGASPGAAAAPAAAADQGAVAAKLADRLGSRTAGAYVDRTTRELVVTVTDAEAAQAVRAAGAVPRTVARGGDDLNRVMAALKRDATVPGTAWAVDPAANQVVLTMDSTVKGAKLARVKAAAAKHGAAVRTDRVPGKFRMFAAGGDPIYAGGSRCSLGFNVTDGSAYYFLTAGHCTEVGSTWTDASGRTLGGNAGSSFPGNDYGIVRYSSAPEDTQGGVTGAGGFQDITGAGDAAVGQTVTRSGSTTGVHSGQVTALNQTVNYAEGTVSGLIRTTVCAEPGDSGGPLFAGSTALGLTSGGSGNCSSGGVTFFQPVTEALSAYGVDVY